From Treponema rectale, one genomic window encodes:
- the larB gene encoding nickel pincer cofactor biosynthesis protein LarB encodes MEGFISLEKENSSFAKLDTGRKNRTGFNEVVYCQGKTSEQVLQIFTALYKNNGTVMGTRASEEQYETLRQQFSECTYDKTSRILKIQKDKETPEGLVAVCSAGTADIPVAEEAAQTAEYFGCQVNRFYDIGVSGIHRLMACKDEIQKANAVIAVAGMEGALASVIGGLVKVPVIAVPVSTGYGAAFEGLSALLTMINSCANGISVVNIDNGYGAGYIATQINRLAVRGNK; translated from the coding sequence ATGGAAGGCTTCATAAGTCTGGAAAAAGAAAATTCAAGCTTTGCAAAACTTGATACCGGCAGGAAAAATAGAACAGGCTTCAACGAAGTTGTATACTGCCAGGGTAAAACCTCAGAACAGGTTCTTCAGATATTTACAGCCCTTTACAAAAACAACGGTACCGTCATGGGCACGAGGGCATCAGAAGAGCAATACGAAACCCTGCGGCAGCAGTTTTCTGAATGCACTTACGATAAAACCAGCAGGATTCTTAAAATTCAGAAAGACAAAGAAACTCCTGAAGGACTTGTTGCAGTCTGTTCTGCAGGAACCGCTGACATTCCGGTTGCAGAAGAAGCAGCACAAACTGCAGAATATTTTGGCTGTCAGGTAAACCGGTTTTACGACATAGGAGTAAGCGGAATACACCGGCTTATGGCCTGCAAGGACGAAATACAGAAGGCAAATGCCGTTATTGCCGTTGCGGGAATGGAAGGAGCTCTTGCCAGCGTTATCGGAGGTCTTGTAAAAGTACCGGTAATTGCCGTTCCTGTATCAACCGGATACGGAGCAGCCTTTGAAGGATTAAGTGCCCTTCTTACAATGATAAATTCCTGTGCAAACGGAATAAGTGTCGTCAACATCGATAATGGATACGGAGCCGGCTATATTGCAACACAGATCAACCGGCTTGCAGTCAGGGGGAACAAATGA
- a CDS encoding HPF/RaiA family ribosome-associated protein, with protein sequence MTKSISAQGFSLKKDQSDLIESKLQRIAYADNLIVDLIMHVKEDKKYYFDVTINFRWGANAHVTSDDFDFAAAVNKLMDILDTKIKKEKDKIQEKK encoded by the coding sequence ATGACAAAATCAATTTCAGCACAGGGATTTTCTTTAAAAAAAGATCAGTCGGATTTAATTGAATCAAAGCTTCAGCGCATAGCTTATGCTGATAATCTCATTGTTGACCTTATTATGCACGTTAAGGAAGACAAAAAGTATTATTTTGATGTAACGATTAACTTCCGCTGGGGTGCAAATGCTCATGTAACAAGTGACGACTTTGACTTTGCTGCAGCCGTTAATAAACTGATGGACATTCTTGACACCAAAATCAAAAAGGAAAAGGATAAGATTCAGGAAAAGAAATAA
- the murD gene encoding UDP-N-acetylmuramoyl-L-alanine--D-glutamate ligase, translating into MTHHVYPEGCTFSTLEDIRGKHVTVMGLGLNGGGEACVRFFLKHGAIVTVTDMKSEQQLKPTIDSINSDSKLPLQNLKYVLGEHRIEDFENADCVIKNPGVKFEGNKYLAAASHIETDISIFLHFTKAPIIAVTGSKGKSSTVSAIDYGLRTAGFKSFLGGNITVSPLTFLEQTDGTTPVVLELSSWQLADLRGRKALKPKIAVITKIVPDHQNWYSDMDSYVDDKKLIYADQDEKDFTILDGDEDDYLKDSLSPKPGCRCWGDLFASESKAKILRYSTSVPGNSFEGVYQRKLPSGKTEGIARLCDELKSTYAKTHNLSEEKIMDELFVPGDHMRINVLNASLVLHLMGVAPEQIISILGNWKGIPHRLERFHEWTCPVDSRRIIFYNDSCATVPEAAAAASQSFNQSVVLITGGTDKNLDFLPLAKTLHGENSTKYIPKEIYLLSGTGTDKLIPLLDERKIKYTGPFDSLEVLLGILKTSLMSKNASHVYGSAHENQYLPVVFSPGCTSFGMFSNEFDRGNKFKDNVKNIF; encoded by the coding sequence ATGACACATCATGTATATCCTGAAGGCTGTACATTCAGCACCCTGGAAGATATCCGCGGAAAACACGTAACAGTAATGGGACTGGGACTTAACGGCGGAGGAGAAGCCTGCGTCAGGTTTTTCCTTAAACACGGGGCAATCGTTACAGTCACTGACATGAAATCAGAACAGCAGCTCAAGCCGACTATTGACTCAATCAACAGCGATTCAAAACTTCCCCTTCAGAATCTGAAATATGTTCTTGGTGAACACCGCATTGAGGATTTTGAAAATGCAGACTGTGTAATAAAAAATCCAGGCGTAAAATTTGAAGGAAATAAATATCTCGCAGCTGCTTCCCATATAGAAACAGACATAAGCATATTCCTTCACTTTACCAAAGCTCCGATAATTGCAGTCACAGGAAGCAAAGGTAAATCAAGTACTGTAAGTGCAATAGATTACGGACTCAGGACAGCAGGATTTAAAAGCTTTCTTGGAGGAAACATCACTGTAAGTCCGCTGACTTTTCTTGAACAGACCGACGGCACTACTCCGGTTGTACTTGAACTTTCCTCATGGCAGCTGGCAGATTTAAGGGGAAGAAAAGCCCTTAAGCCAAAAATTGCAGTCATAACAAAAATAGTTCCGGACCATCAGAACTGGTATTCTGACATGGACAGTTATGTAGATGATAAAAAACTGATTTATGCTGACCAGGATGAAAAGGATTTTACAATTTTAGACGGAGATGAAGACGATTACCTTAAGGATTCCCTTTCTCCAAAACCCGGCTGCAGATGCTGGGGAGATCTTTTTGCTTCAGAATCAAAAGCAAAGATACTCCGCTACTCAACTTCCGTTCCAGGCAATTCTTTTGAAGGAGTATACCAGAGAAAACTTCCTTCAGGAAAAACAGAGGGAATTGCCCGGCTCTGTGACGAACTTAAGAGCACGTATGCAAAAACTCATAATCTTTCTGAAGAAAAAATAATGGATGAACTTTTTGTTCCGGGAGACCACATGAGGATAAACGTCCTCAATGCAAGCCTTGTTCTTCACCTTATGGGAGTAGCACCGGAACAGATTATCAGCATTCTTGGAAACTGGAAAGGAATTCCCCACAGGCTTGAAAGATTTCATGAATGGACCTGTCCGGTGGATTCCCGCAGAATCATTTTTTACAACGACAGCTGTGCCACTGTTCCGGAAGCAGCAGCAGCCGCAAGCCAGTCCTTCAATCAAAGCGTAGTTTTAATCACCGGCGGCACGGATAAAAACCTTGACTTTTTACCTCTTGCAAAAACCCTCCACGGAGAAAACTCAACAAAATACATTCCAAAAGAAATCTATCTTCTGTCAGGAACGGGAACAGACAAACTTATTCCTCTTCTTGACGAAAGAAAAATTAAATATACAGGTCCTTTTGATTCTCTTGAAGTTCTGCTGGGAATACTTAAAACTTCCCTCATGTCAAAAAATGCTTCACATGTTTATGGTTCAGCCCATGAAAACCAGTACCTTCCTGTTGTATTTTCACCGGGATGCACTTCCTTCGGAATGTTCTCCAATGAATTTGACAGAGGAAACAAGTTTAAGGACAATGTAAAAAATATTTTCTGA
- a CDS encoding Mur ligase family protein gives MKKYLSDLLNTFENTIVAEDGKTELAPGTALKSAQAACISSLAFDSRQVKPGSLFFALPGTHTTGNKFIADAVKNGACAVVFEGEFSEEEKNAIAAATASSKQQTVFLKVESSRFAMSPVSAAFYDYPSKKLVIYGVTGTEGKSSTVAFIWQLLRARGIKAGFISTVQYSLGEDAIDNPQHQTTPEAPIVQRELYEMLENGCTHAVVESSSHGLSTRTNRLGDVLFDVAVFMNVTLEHLEFHGTYEQYKSDKANLFRALDKHDHEKIIAGKKVTVPSFGIVNLEDPAAVYFKKATTKKTFGFTTEGKAGKSAGEEINAQPLPPVPSDIAYLAARNIASARYGLTFTIYRFENTHDLADKNRTVHVKCPLPGAFNAYNIMAALLAVALSTECTLEDLVPSLESFTPVKGRMTVIDEGQPFEVIVDYAHTPSSFETIFPPVRKRCTGKMTCVFGSGGERDVKKRPLQGEIAGRFCDRVILTDEDPRFEDSMEILNQIASGAKKAGKTEGKDLFLVPDRKAAIRLALKDAGNDDIILLLGKSHENSIIYKDKPVPYDEIAEAKKALQELLSQK, from the coding sequence ATGAAAAAATATTTATCTGATTTGCTTAATACATTTGAAAATACCATCGTTGCAGAAGACGGAAAAACAGAACTTGCTCCGGGTACTGCACTTAAATCCGCACAGGCAGCCTGCATTTCTTCACTGGCCTTTGACAGCCGGCAGGTAAAACCGGGAAGCCTGTTCTTTGCACTTCCGGGAACTCATACTACAGGAAATAAATTCATTGCTGACGCCGTTAAAAACGGAGCCTGTGCAGTTGTATTTGAAGGAGAATTTTCTGAAGAAGAAAAAAATGCAATTGCAGCAGCTACTGCTTCCTCAAAACAGCAGACAGTGTTCCTCAAAGTTGAATCAAGCCGCTTTGCCATGAGTCCGGTTTCTGCAGCATTCTATGACTATCCTTCAAAAAAGCTTGTAATATACGGCGTAACCGGGACAGAAGGAAAATCCTCAACCGTTGCATTCATCTGGCAGCTTCTCAGGGCAAGGGGAATAAAAGCCGGATTCATATCTACAGTTCAGTACTCACTTGGAGAGGATGCCATTGACAATCCCCAGCATCAGACTACACCGGAAGCTCCGATAGTACAGCGGGAACTTTACGAAATGCTTGAAAACGGATGTACCCATGCCGTAGTCGAAAGTTCTTCCCACGGACTGAGCACAAGAACAAACCGTCTGGGAGACGTACTTTTTGATGTTGCCGTATTTATGAACGTAACCCTTGAGCATCTTGAATTCCACGGAACCTACGAGCAGTACAAAAGTGACAAGGCTAACCTGTTCAGAGCCCTTGATAAGCATGACCACGAAAAAATCATTGCCGGGAAAAAAGTTACGGTACCAAGTTTCGGCATAGTAAATCTGGAAGACCCTGCCGCAGTATACTTTAAGAAAGCAACAACTAAAAAAACATTCGGTTTTACGACAGAAGGCAAAGCCGGAAAATCAGCCGGTGAAGAAATCAACGCACAGCCTCTTCCTCCGGTTCCTTCTGACATTGCATACCTTGCAGCCAGAAACATTGCAAGTGCAAGATACGGCCTTACCTTTACGATTTACAGATTTGAAAACACCCATGATCTGGCAGACAAAAACAGGACCGTACATGTAAAATGCCCTCTTCCGGGAGCCTTCAATGCCTACAACATTATGGCAGCCCTTCTTGCAGTTGCCCTTTCTACGGAATGCACCCTTGAAGATCTTGTTCCAAGCCTCGAGTCCTTTACTCCAGTAAAAGGCCGCATGACCGTAATAGATGAAGGACAGCCTTTTGAAGTCATAGTTGACTACGCCCATACCCCTTCATCCTTCGAAACCATATTTCCTCCGGTAAGAAAACGCTGCACCGGAAAAATGACCTGCGTATTCGGTTCAGGAGGAGAAAGGGATGTAAAAAAACGTCCCCTTCAGGGAGAAATCGCAGGCAGATTCTGTGACAGGGTTATTCTTACAGATGAAGACCCGCGTTTTGAAGACAGCATGGAAATCTTAAACCAGATTGCTTCCGGAGCAAAAAAAGCCGGAAAGACAGAAGGCAAAGACCTCTTCCTTGTACCGGATAGAAAAGCTGCCATACGTCTGGCATTAAAGGATGCCGGAAATGACGACATAATTCTTCTTTTAGGAAAGAGTCATGAAAATTCCATCATCTACAAAGACAAGCCTGTCCCGTATGATGAAATTGCAGAAGCAAAAAAAGCGCTGCAGGAACTTCTCTCTCAGAAGTAA
- a CDS encoding D-alanine--D-alanine ligase family protein, whose protein sequence is MNIILIYGGKSGEHEISLLSCASVARAISSEHSVKMISIAKDGKWYLENDSVFNELRNNPDAKLSVHADEKNAVSIFPGNSRNSIFYACGSFIPCDAVFPVMHGTYSEDGTIQGLFEMAGIPYVGCGVLASAASMDKDTTKILWKAAGLPVVPGICLTRSDVNDSKRYDGLIEKAIQEYGFPLFVKPCSAGSSDGASKANDRRELNAALMEAFNWDNKVLVEKAINAREVECSVTGNSITEDSSADCTVLKAYGPGEIVPKHTFYDYDAKYNDPDGAELKIPALLDEDKLEYIRTTAKKAYAAVNASGLSRVDFFIDRDTGDTYLNEINTLPGFTSISMFPKMCSAAGLEYTKLIDYLLEEALHAFKEKERLCTSRT, encoded by the coding sequence ATGAATATAATTTTAATCTACGGCGGAAAATCTGGAGAACATGAAATTTCCCTGCTTTCCTGTGCCAGCGTTGCCAGGGCTATCAGTTCAGAACACAGCGTAAAAATGATTTCCATTGCAAAAGACGGAAAATGGTATCTTGAAAATGACAGCGTCTTTAATGAATTAAGAAACAATCCTGACGCAAAACTTTCCGTTCATGCCGATGAAAAAAACGCAGTTTCCATTTTTCCAGGAAACAGCAGGAACAGTATCTTCTACGCATGCGGCTCCTTCATTCCATGTGACGCAGTTTTTCCGGTAATGCACGGAACTTATTCTGAAGACGGAACAATTCAGGGACTTTTTGAAATGGCAGGAATTCCATATGTAGGCTGCGGAGTACTTGCCAGCGCTGCATCAATGGACAAAGACACAACAAAGATTCTATGGAAAGCAGCAGGACTTCCTGTCGTACCGGGAATCTGCCTTACAAGATCAGACGTAAATGATTCAAAGCGCTATGACGGTTTAATAGAAAAAGCCATACAGGAATACGGATTTCCGCTTTTCGTAAAGCCGTGCTCTGCAGGTTCCAGCGACGGTGCATCAAAGGCAAATGACAGGCGTGAGCTTAACGCAGCCCTCATGGAAGCTTTCAACTGGGACAACAAGGTTCTTGTAGAAAAAGCAATTAACGCAAGAGAAGTTGAATGTTCCGTTACAGGCAACTCCATTACGGAAGATTCTTCAGCTGACTGTACTGTACTCAAGGCTTACGGTCCGGGAGAAATCGTTCCAAAACACACTTTCTACGACTACGATGCAAAGTATAATGATCCTGACGGTGCGGAATTAAAGATACCTGCCCTTCTTGATGAAGATAAACTTGAATACATACGGACTACTGCAAAAAAAGCCTATGCAGCAGTTAACGCCTCTGGCCTCAGCCGGGTAGACTTTTTTATCGACAGAGATACTGGAGATACATACCTGAACGAAATCAACACCCTTCCGGGATTTACTTCCATAAGCATGTTCCCGAAAATGTGTTCAGCAGCAGGACTGGAATACACAAAATTAATCGACTATCTTCTTGAAGAAGCCCTGCACGCCTTCAAAGAAAAGGAACGTCTCTGCACCTCCCGTACATAA
- a CDS encoding metallophosphoesterase, translated as MAGLLVAAGILALIMGVYIFIIIFRIMKFFNLPVLQKSIKIITAALTFTILCLSFNLKTHVLIYVMHFLAFTLAVDIIHLPVKHFCRNRKPSLLRILHGIRILCIIPAVLLIIVSTIAWFNMHRIIRTEYTVTSPKLLRDYKVLLISDMHWATIQDTKVFINTIDKINSENADLIILDGDITDENTSKKEMLNVFKILGSLKAKYGIYYVYGNHDRQLYTSSPAFSREELDEAITENGIRILQDYAVLIDKDLVLAGREDFSMDRMEKRSSINEILEGFSRNSFIIVADHQPKDVSAVKKAGADLLLSGHTHAGQIFPVGRIMDVAGSFTYGKYTDGNFSVIVTSGIAGWGYSFRTERNCEYAVVNLIKQD; from the coding sequence ATGGCAGGTCTTTTAGTAGCAGCAGGAATACTTGCTCTCATAATGGGAGTCTATATCTTCATCATCATTTTCAGGATAATGAAGTTCTTCAATCTTCCAGTACTGCAGAAGTCCATAAAAATAATAACTGCAGCCCTGACGTTTACAATTCTCTGCTTAAGTTTTAACCTTAAAACTCATGTGCTTATTTATGTAATGCATTTTCTTGCATTCACTCTTGCAGTTGACATAATTCACCTTCCGGTCAAACATTTTTGCAGGAACAGAAAACCTTCTCTTTTAAGAATACTTCACGGCATAAGAATTTTATGCATCATTCCGGCCGTACTGCTGATCATCGTCAGCACAATTGCATGGTTCAACATGCACAGAATAATAAGAACTGAATATACCGTCACTTCTCCTAAACTTTTACGGGATTATAAAGTTCTCCTTATTTCAGACATGCACTGGGCAACCATTCAGGATACTAAAGTTTTTATAAACACCATTGATAAAATCAACAGTGAAAATGCAGACCTGATTATACTTGACGGTGACATTACGGATGAAAATACTTCAAAAAAAGAAATGCTTAATGTATTTAAAATCCTCGGCAGCCTGAAGGCAAAATATGGAATATATTATGTCTACGGAAACCACGACAGACAGCTGTATACATCTTCTCCGGCTTTCTCCCGGGAAGAACTGGATGAAGCAATCACTGAAAACGGAATAAGAATCCTTCAGGACTATGCAGTTCTTATTGATAAGGATCTTGTCCTTGCAGGAAGGGAAGATTTTTCTATGGACCGTATGGAAAAACGCAGTTCAATCAATGAAATTCTCGAAGGCTTCAGCAGGAACAGTTTTATAATTGTGGCCGACCATCAGCCTAAAGATGTTTCTGCCGTTAAAAAAGCAGGTGCAGACCTTCTTTTAAGCGGGCACACCCACGCCGGTCAGATTTTTCCTGTAGGAAGAATAATGGATGTAGCAGGCAGCTTTACCTACGGAAAATATACCGACGGAAATTTTTCTGTAATCGTTACATCTGGAATTGCAGGCTGGGGATATTCATTCAGGACAGAACGAAACTGTGAATATGCGGTAGTCAATTTAATTAAACAGGACTGA
- a CDS encoding MATE family efflux transporter, producing MQQKSNKIDMTEGSVFFKLAAFSVPLIFSSVLQLLFNAADVIVVGRFAGKNALAAVGSTGSLINLLVNLFIGLSIGANVTAARFFGAGQKDRVSDTVHTSMVLSLFSGLLLTFAGVFLSKTILIWMDSPENVLDLSSLYLRIYFGGIIPTIIYNFGSALLRAKGDTKRPLYFLFIAGIINVILNLFFVIVCRMSVAGVALATVISQGIAAFLVVMCLVKENDEFHLDFSRLRVNFPIMTQIVKIGLPAGFQGIVFSLSNVIIQRAVNSFGDITVAGNSAAANIEGFVYIAMNGFSQGTLTFVSQNMGKQDFARIKKVTRVSLLTVFFIGFIFGNTVFLLGKILIGFYNTNSLVIHEGVIRLKVICTTYALCGIMDVTGSIIRGMGHSVMPMAVSMLGACGSRILWIATIFKIPEFHSCFVVFLSYPISWFLTFAVHFIVFLFVYRKEKAVCKKRLEKL from the coding sequence ATGCAGCAGAAATCCAATAAGATTGATATGACTGAAGGAAGCGTTTTTTTTAAACTTGCAGCTTTTTCGGTTCCCCTTATTTTTTCCAGCGTACTCCAGCTTCTGTTTAATGCGGCAGATGTAATTGTTGTAGGGCGTTTTGCCGGAAAAAATGCTCTTGCTGCCGTAGGTTCCACAGGTTCCCTCATAAATCTTCTCGTAAATCTTTTTATTGGGCTTTCAATCGGTGCGAACGTAACTGCTGCAAGATTTTTTGGAGCAGGACAGAAGGACAGGGTATCAGATACTGTTCATACTTCCATGGTTTTAAGCCTGTTTTCCGGTCTGCTGCTGACTTTTGCAGGAGTATTCCTTTCAAAGACAATTCTCATCTGGATGGATTCACCTGAAAATGTCCTGGATCTTTCTTCACTGTATCTGCGCATTTATTTTGGCGGAATAATTCCTACAATTATTTATAACTTTGGAAGTGCTCTTTTAAGGGCAAAAGGTGATACAAAGCGTCCTCTGTATTTTCTTTTTATAGCCGGAATAATAAATGTAATCCTGAATCTTTTTTTTGTCATAGTATGCCGGATGAGTGTTGCGGGAGTTGCCCTTGCTACTGTTATAAGTCAGGGAATTGCAGCTTTTCTTGTCGTTATGTGTCTCGTAAAGGAAAATGATGAATTTCATCTGGATTTCAGCCGTCTCAGAGTGAATTTTCCCATTATGACCCAGATAGTAAAAATCGGTCTTCCTGCCGGATTTCAGGGAATCGTTTTTTCCCTTTCCAATGTCATAATACAGCGTGCCGTAAATTCCTTCGGAGACATTACTGTTGCCGGAAACTCTGCAGCTGCAAATATCGAAGGCTTCGTTTATATAGCGATGAACGGTTTTTCCCAGGGAACCCTCACTTTTGTTTCCCAGAATATGGGAAAGCAGGATTTTGCCCGGATAAAAAAAGTGACGCGGGTATCTCTTCTTACTGTTTTTTTTATAGGATTCATATTTGGAAATACGGTTTTTCTTCTCGGAAAGATTCTCATAGGCTTTTACAATACAAATTCCCTGGTAATACATGAAGGCGTCATCCGTCTTAAAGTCATATGTACGACTTATGCCCTGTGCGGAATCATGGATGTAACGGGAAGTATTATCCGGGGAATGGGACATTCCGTCATGCCTATGGCGGTTTCAATGCTTGGAGCCTGCGGAAGCCGAATCCTGTGGATTGCAACGATATTCAAAATACCTGAATTCCACAGCTGCTTTGTGGTTTTTCTTTCGTATCCAATTTCCTGGTTCCTTACTTTTGCCGTACATTTTATTGTTTTTCTTTTTGTTTACAGAAAAGAGAAGGCTGTCTGTAAAAAAAGACTTGAGAAACTTTGA